From the Oryzias latipes chromosome 22, ASM223467v1 genome, one window contains:
- the tnfaip2 gene encoding tumor necrosis factor alpha-induced protein 2, whose protein sequence is MRIRSDSAPNGRRNIPLSPTWFRDKLQRIVGHPSPPPVEEDLLAVPDGSQPPEPAAGNAKFKDFLDGQCFHEASLLLICRENSLIRRTSEEERLQHHAAEMDKLAADRSHLQSLVVQCLQGSLASEGDNSEALRSAVKAIYLEEKQDLLRRQSGCQNLSEWQTLHDSTLRSLVQDRLEDPHSGRAGQRDQSHIQSHIQSMGRQLKEDLLLVVRRVKACYPPEAKICHFYATLYHQTLSTALRDIVEFVLDDQDCSFILRWVNEYFPGIFENPELAGEIDVAALGELLPEMSLQCLEVQHLSKQQAELATFTNRVLEEEVKQWDQGAEPSTEEGRCVSHLAYDVIQFINGMVTAAEKVVRSLQKAQTITYPLLDLMQRYKVHQEEVIKMNKANTKAYMKAHLGCVEQFRDFLHKKTHLFPETVREDCLCVLADMKQSACNYLLSPVHKVLKPQYQKLGTSDWLKKNAFQKLLDTLEKELQQFQDVPHTCRQELIGRLHQEVTEEYVRRLLRGDLRLKAREQQEMACAVMINNAESLRKLFTKEGSKEVWLEEILIKIAEVLKLQDVPAIQVQVVSLGSTYPDLREAQVSALLKLKANLSKAHRKTIKATLSDALKEAIPGTGSHPFFSNI, encoded by the exons ATGAGGATTCGCTCAGACTCGGCGCCTAACGGCAGGCGCAACATCCCCCTCAGTCCAACCTGGTTTAGGGACAAGCTGCAGAGGATTGTGGGGCATCCCAGCCCCCCTCCTGTGGAGGAGGACCTTCTGGCTGTGCCTGATGGAAGCCAGCCCCCCGAGCCTGCAGCAG gAAATGCaaagttcaaagattttctGGACGGACAGTGCTTCCATGAGGCCAGCCTGCTTCTgatctgcagagaaaacagtCTGATCAGGCGGACGTCGGAGGAAGAGAGGCTCCAGCATCACGCCGCAGAGATGGACAAGCTGGCTGCAGACCGAAGCCACCTGCAAAGCCTGGTGGTGCAGTGTTTACAAGGAAGTCTGGCGTCTGAGGGAGACAACAGCGAGGCCTTAAGGTCTGCGGTGAAGGCCATCTACCTGGAGGAGAAGCAGGATCTTCTGAGGAGACAAAGCGGGTGCCAGAATCTCAGTGAATGGCAAACGCTGCACGACTCCACCCTCCGCAGCCTGGTGCAGGATCGGCTGGAGGATCCACATTCAGGCCGTGCTGGCCAGAGGGATCAGTCCCACATTCAGTCCCACATCCAGAGCATGGGCAGGCAGCTGAAGGAGGACCTGCTGTTGGTGGTCCGGCGCGTGAAGGCATGCTACCCCCCAGAGGCAAAGATCTGCCACTTTTATGCCACGCTGTACCACCAAACCCTCAGCACCGCACTCAGGGATATTGTGGAATTTGTTTTGGATGACCAGGACTGTTCTTTCATCCTGCGCTGGGTCAACGAATACTTCCCAGG GATCTTTGAAAATCCAGAGCTGGCCGGTGAGATTGATGTTGCCGCTCTGGGAGAGCTGCTGCCTGAGATGTCACTGCAGTGTCTGGAGGTGCAGCACCTGAGCAAGCAGCAG GCTGAACTGGCAACATTCACAAACCGAGTCCTGGAGGAGGAAGTGAAGCAGTGGGACCAGGGAGCAGAGCCGAGCACTGAGGAGGGCCGCTGCGTCAGCCACCTGGCCTACGACGTCATCCAG TTCATTAACGGCATGGTAACGGCAGCAGAGAAGGTTGTGAGGAGCCTGCAGAAAGCCCAGACCATAACATACCCCCTCCTGGATCTAATGCAGAG GTATAAAGTCCACCAAGAAGAGGTCATCAAAATGAACAAAGCGAACACCAAAGCCTACATGAAAGCCCACCTGGGCTGCGTGGAACAGTTTAG AGACTTCCTTcacaaaaagacacatttgttCCCTGAGACGGTGCGGGAAGACTGTTTGTGTGTCCTGGCTGACATGAAACAGTCTGCATGCAATTATTTATTGAGCCCCGTGCACAAAGTGCTGAAG CCACAGTACCAGAAGCTGGGAACCAGCGATTGGCTGAAAAAGAACGCCTTTCAGAAGCTGCTGGACACATTGGAAAAAGAGCTGCAGCAGTTCCAGGATGTGCCCCACACCTGCCGGCAG GAGCTGATCGGACGGCTCCACCAGGAGGTGACAGAGGAGTACGTCCGGAGGCTACTGCGAGGAGACCTCCGGCTGAAAGCCCGGGAGCAGCAGGAGATGGCGTGCGCCGTCATGATTAACAACGCAGAGAGTCTGCGCAAGCTCTTCACCAAAGAG GGGTCGAAGGAGGTCTGGCTGGAGGAAATCCTGATCAAGATCGCAGAAGTGCTGAAACTGCAAGACGTTCCTGCCATCCAGGTGCAGGTGGTTTCACTGGGATCCACCTACCCTGACCTCAG AGAAGCCCAGGTTTCTGCTCTGCTCAAACTGAAAGCGAACCTCTCCAAAGCCCACAGGAAAACCATCAAAGCCACGCTGTCCGACGCTTTGAAAGAAGCGATTCCTGGAACTGGAAGTCATCCTTTTTTCTCCAACATTTAG